Proteins co-encoded in one Enterobacter sp. R4-368 genomic window:
- the treY gene encoding malto-oligosyltrehalose synthase, giving the protein MNTPTATYRLQFRNGMTFDRAAALVPYLKHLGISHLYASPIFTAASGSTHGYDVTNANEIDPTLGGRGGFDRLVSALKNAGLGLILDIVPNHMAASLENAWWRDVIAKGEKSPYAHHFDIDWSRRLTLPFLGDDFDTVLANGELAIKADPLTGEPALAYYDNFYPLVAESWQGREQALIGETDHTLIADIHAQQPWRLMSWRDAANDLSYRRFFEITGLVGVRVEDEAVFDDAHQLILELVHSGAVDGLRIDHVDGLADPQGYLTRLRQKVGPECYLTVEKILGKGEHLPADWPVSGTTGYEFIAALSDVLVDDAKLANLRKAYDNVAGRRVNMREELRDAKLLMVDRNFNGEFSVLVSLALTIGHAEIPVPQEDAVRQALRELLIAFPVYRTYGTEQGLPEADTALLNKVVESVQRSPYAPDAAALDFVRRILVGDVAKSALGAAARFRTRFQQLTGPLMAKSVEDTLFFRQHVDLALNEVGAEPLPRTFSLDRFHAEMQTRLERQPDALSGTSTHDTKRGEDARARLYTLTEAPERWADCVARWRQMNHSKVQLLDDGHAPRPMVAWMIYQALAGVWPVNLQADDVEGLRALEERFVAFVEKALREAKQRTDWIETNDAYEQAVLDYVRHLLSPENREFLTDFTASLQPFIRAGLVNSLTQTVIKLTAPGVPDIYQGSEALNFSLVDPDNRLEPDYAELERLLVDEEQADPHSQESWSSGQLKQFFIYRLLHLRQQMPSLFRRGAYLPLTIAGEEAEHLIAFARVENQDALIVLAPRLLFDAIDGSLAGANIALPAELANRRYRDILSSEEVFLTDKVNLRSIGGFTFAVLVSA; this is encoded by the coding sequence GTGAATACGCCAACCGCCACTTACCGCTTGCAGTTTCGTAACGGAATGACGTTTGATCGCGCCGCGGCGCTGGTTCCGTATCTTAAACACCTCGGTATCAGCCACCTTTATGCTTCGCCCATTTTTACCGCTGCCAGTGGCTCCACCCACGGTTATGACGTCACTAACGCCAATGAGATCGATCCGACGCTTGGCGGGCGCGGCGGGTTTGACCGGCTGGTGAGTGCGTTAAAAAACGCCGGGCTGGGGCTGATTCTGGATATTGTGCCAAACCATATGGCCGCGTCGCTGGAAAACGCCTGGTGGCGCGATGTGATAGCCAAAGGCGAGAAAAGCCCATATGCCCACCATTTCGACATCGACTGGTCGCGGCGGCTGACGCTGCCGTTTCTCGGTGATGATTTTGACACCGTGCTTGCAAACGGCGAGCTGGCGATCAAAGCCGATCCGCTGACCGGTGAACCGGCGCTGGCCTATTACGACAACTTTTATCCGCTGGTGGCAGAGAGCTGGCAAGGGCGGGAGCAGGCACTCATCGGCGAGACCGATCACACGCTAATCGCTGACATTCATGCGCAGCAGCCCTGGCGGTTAATGAGCTGGCGCGATGCGGCGAATGACCTCTCGTACCGGCGCTTTTTTGAAATCACCGGCCTGGTTGGCGTGCGCGTGGAAGATGAAGCGGTATTTGATGATGCACACCAGCTGATCCTTGAACTGGTGCACAGCGGCGCGGTGGACGGTTTGCGAATCGATCACGTTGACGGGCTGGCCGATCCGCAGGGTTATCTGACGCGCTTACGCCAGAAGGTGGGGCCTGAGTGTTACCTCACGGTGGAGAAGATCCTCGGCAAAGGCGAGCATCTTCCGGCTGACTGGCCGGTGTCCGGCACCACCGGGTATGAATTTATCGCTGCGCTGTCGGATGTGCTGGTCGATGACGCCAAGCTCGCTAACCTGCGCAAAGCCTACGACAACGTTGCCGGGCGGCGCGTGAATATGCGCGAGGAGCTGCGCGACGCCAAGCTGCTGATGGTCGATCGTAACTTTAACGGCGAATTCAGCGTGCTGGTGTCGCTGGCGCTCACTATTGGTCACGCGGAAATCCCGGTGCCGCAGGAGGACGCGGTACGCCAGGCGCTGCGCGAACTGCTGATCGCTTTCCCGGTTTATCGCACCTATGGCACGGAACAGGGGCTACCGGAGGCTGACACCGCGCTGTTAAACAAGGTGGTGGAGAGCGTTCAGCGCAGTCCGTATGCGCCGGATGCTGCCGCGCTCGATTTTGTGCGCCGCATTTTAGTGGGTGATGTGGCGAAAAGCGCGCTCGGTGCGGCGGCACGTTTTCGTACCCGCTTTCAGCAGCTTACCGGCCCGCTGATGGCGAAATCCGTCGAAGATACGCTCTTTTTCCGCCAGCATGTCGATCTGGCGCTTAACGAAGTCGGCGCGGAGCCACTACCGCGCACCTTTTCGCTCGATCGTTTCCACGCAGAGATGCAAACCCGGCTTGAGCGCCAGCCGGATGCGCTTTCCGGCACCTCAACCCATGACACCAAACGCGGGGAAGACGCCAGGGCGCGGCTCTATACCCTGACGGAAGCGCCCGAACGCTGGGCCGATTGCGTGGCGCGCTGGCGGCAGATGAACCATAGCAAAGTGCAACTGCTGGACGATGGACACGCCCCGCGACCGATGGTGGCGTGGATGATCTATCAGGCGCTGGCGGGCGTCTGGCCGGTCAACTTACAAGCCGATGACGTGGAAGGTTTGCGTGCGCTGGAAGAGCGGTTTGTGGCGTTTGTTGAAAAAGCGCTGCGCGAAGCGAAACAGCGTACTGACTGGATCGAGACTAACGACGCCTATGAACAGGCGGTGCTTGATTACGTGCGTCATTTGTTGTCGCCGGAGAATCGCGAGTTTTTAACCGATTTTACCGCCTCGCTACAGCCCTTTATTCGCGCCGGGCTGGTCAATAGCCTGACGCAAACGGTGATCAAACTGACGGCACCCGGCGTACCGGATATTTATCAGGGCAGCGAAGCGCTCAATTTCAGCCTGGTCGACCCGGATAACCGGCTGGAGCCGGATTACGCCGAGCTTGAGCGCCTGCTGGTAGACGAAGAGCAGGCCGATCCGCATTCGCAGGAGAGCTGGTCGAGCGGGCAGTTAAAGCAATTTTTCATCTACCGGCTGCTGCATTTACGCCAGCAGATGCCGTCGTTGTTCCGCCGGGGCGCTTATCTGCCGTTGACCATTGCGGGTGAAGAGGCGGAGCACCTGATCGCCTTTGCGCGCGTGGAAAACCAGGATGCGTTAATTGTGCTCGCCCCGCGTCTGCTGTTCGATGCCATCGACGGCAGCCTGGCGGGCGCCAATATTGCCCTGCCGGCGGAACTGGCGAATCGGCGTTACCGGGACATACTCAGCTCAGAGGAGGTTTTTCTCACCGACAAAGTGAATCTGCGATCGATAGGCGGTTTCACCTTTGCGGTACTGGTCAGTGCATGA